The DNA segment TTTGATGAAACTGTTACCTCGTTAGTGGAAAGTGAGGACATACAGTATCTGGTTCTATCATAACTTGCAAATGGTAATGTAATTTGTGGGTCTCAGACTGAATGATCTCTCAACGTATTGTCCGTTTTTTGAACTCACCTGAACTGTGAAGTGGCACATCCTGTTCTTGGTGATGCATTTAGTGGTAAGCCAGACCGTGTCCGTAGCCGTAGGCGGCGTAGGAGAGGGCGGGGGCGGCGGCCACCTTAGCGATGGCGGGGGCGGCGTACGCGGCGTAAGCGGGGGCGGCGTAGctcacggcgggggcggcggcgtagGCCAAAGCGGGGGCGGCGACCTTAGccacggcgggggcggcgtaggccacgGCAGGGGCGGCAGCCACGGCAGGGGCGGCGTAGGCCACGGCGGGGGCGGCGACCTTAGCGACGGCAGGGGCGGCGTAGGCGGCGTAAGCGGGAGCTGCGTAGCtcacggcgggggcggcgtagctgacggcgggggcggcgtaggacACCCTGGCGACGGGAGCGGCAACCCTGGCGacagcgggggcggcgtaggccacggcgggggcggcgaccttagcgacggcgggggcggcgtatGCGGCGTAGGCGGGGGCAGCGTAGCtcacggcgggggcggcgtagcTCACAGCGGGGGCGGCGTAGCCGATGCCGTGGGCGGCGTAGCcgatggcgggggcggcgccgTAGCCCAGACCCAGGAGACCGCGCTTCTCCTGCTTCTTCTCTTCGGCGACTGCCTCGGGGGCGGCCTCCTTCTTCTCAGCGGCCTCTTCGGCGTAGGCAACTACGGCGAGGGCGAGGAAGACAATAGCCTGCAAGCGAGAAGGCGTCTCTTAGTTACAAGTATTCTGCTGCACCTATGCAGGTGATCCTCTCTCTGAGACAGCCA comes from the Schistocerca piceifrons isolate TAMUIC-IGC-003096 chromosome 9, iqSchPice1.1, whole genome shotgun sequence genome and includes:
- the LOC124716837 gene encoding calphotin-like — its product is MSGSDSQKNTHFRLFLQIVYTVISKSFELLLEIKPRDLIERQDAEKYLLLGGTVGVVVMEACGRRLGPPPPCPPAAAPLATPATVSRKRRWPEGSRPTLPAFREYKSPQRPPSATHKSSQLHPSAALQQQNLPANMKVLAIVFLALAVVAYAEEAAEKKEAAPEAVAEEKKQEKRGLLGLGYGAAPAIGYAAHGIGYAAPAVSYAAPAVSYAAPAYAAYAAPAVAKVAAPAVAYAAPAVARVAAPVARVSYAAPAVSYAAPAVSYAAPAYAAYAAPAVAKVAAPAVAYAAPAVAAAPAVAYAAPAVAKVAAPALAYAAAPAVSYAAPAYAAYAAPAIAKVAAAPALSYAAYGYGHGLAYH